One genomic segment of Amycolatopsis granulosa includes these proteins:
- a CDS encoding dihydrolipoamide acetyltransferase family protein, which yields MAELLPVPEVAAGATEVVVAEWLVTVGDEFAAGDLIAVIETEKAVVEMEAEKGATLLRTLVAPGSTVDVGAPMALLGSADELTTDLDAVLAELGVTAAGSAEPPATVPATEAAAPPSPSAGTTDGARTFISPIARKLLREAGLSPDGVTGTGPHGRIRRRDVEHLVSAAAAASRAPAAPTAPAAPTAPSAPSAPTAPTAGAGTGWTDVEHTRLRRAIARRLTQSKQEIPHFYVKRTAVLDELLALRARLNDAAPTKISVNDFLIRAVAVAHTRVPDANVIWTDDALRHFDGVDISVAIASARGLVTPVLRGVEKSSLSAISAQVKTFVEQADAGRLQQQDLEGGSISISNLGMYGVEEFSAIINPPQSAILAVGAGRPTPVVVGDEVAVRTAVQLVLSVDHRAIDGALAAQWMDALVTAIENPLSLVV from the coding sequence ATGGCTGAGCTGTTGCCGGTGCCGGAGGTGGCTGCCGGGGCGACCGAGGTGGTCGTTGCCGAGTGGCTCGTCACGGTGGGGGACGAGTTCGCGGCGGGCGACCTCATCGCCGTCATCGAGACCGAGAAGGCCGTTGTCGAGATGGAGGCGGAGAAGGGCGCGACCCTGCTGCGCACTCTCGTAGCGCCCGGCTCGACCGTCGACGTCGGAGCGCCCATGGCGCTGCTCGGCAGTGCCGACGAGCTCACCACGGACCTCGATGCCGTGCTCGCCGAGCTGGGTGTGACCGCAGCGGGCAGCGCCGAGCCACCCGCCACCGTGCCCGCCACCGAGGCGGCGGCGCCGCCGAGTCCGTCGGCCGGAACCACCGATGGTGCGCGAACCTTCATCAGCCCGATCGCGCGCAAGCTGCTGCGAGAGGCGGGGCTCAGCCCCGACGGCGTCACCGGGACCGGCCCCCACGGCCGCATCCGGCGCCGCGACGTCGAGCACCTCGTCAGCGCCGCGGCCGCAGCGAGCCGGGCCCCAGCCGCACCGACAGCGCCAGCCGCACCGACAGCGCCGTCTGCACCGAGCGCACCGACTGCACCTACTGCCGGGGCCGGGACCGGCTGGACCGACGTCGAGCACACCCGGCTGCGGCGCGCGATCGCCCGGCGGCTCACCCAGAGCAAGCAGGAGATCCCGCACTTCTACGTCAAGCGCACCGCGGTGCTCGACGAGCTGCTCGCGCTCCGTGCCCGGCTCAACGACGCCGCACCCACGAAGATCTCCGTCAACGACTTCCTCATCCGGGCCGTCGCCGTGGCGCACACCCGGGTGCCGGACGCGAACGTGATCTGGACCGACGACGCCCTGCGCCACTTCGACGGCGTGGACATCTCGGTGGCCATCGCCTCCGCGCGGGGCCTGGTCACCCCGGTGCTGCGCGGGGTCGAGAAATCCTCGCTCTCGGCGATCTCCGCGCAGGTCAAGACGTTCGTCGAGCAGGCCGATGCCGGCCGGCTCCAGCAGCAGGACCTCGAGGGCGGCTCGATCAGCATCTCGAATCTCGGCATGTACGGCGTCGAGGAGTTCTCCGCCATCATCAACCCGCCGCAGTCGGCGATCCTCGCCGTCGGTGCCGGCCGCCCCACGCCGGTCGTGGTGGGGGACGAGGTGGCGGTCCGCACGGCCGTGCAGCTCGTGCTGTCGGTCGACCACCGCGCCATTGACGGCGCCCTCGCGGCGCAGTGGATGGACGCCCTCGTCACCGCGATCGAGAACCCGCTGAGCCTGGTCGTCTGA
- a CDS encoding mycofactocin-coupled SDR family oxidoreductase (This oxidoreductase belongs to a branch of the SDR family in which the NAD cofactor is especially deeply buried and is non-exchangeable. Members of this branch occur only in species that product mycofactocin, a small molecule electron carrier derived from the final two residues of the mycofactocin precursor protein, MftA. Mycofactocin is thought to mediate transfers of electrons between such non-exchangeable NAD cofactors from different enzymes acting on different substates, and has been shown to play a role in the metabolism of alcohols and aldehydes in Mycolicibacterium smegmatis and in Mycobacterium tuberculosis.) codes for MTYHLDGKVAFVTGGGRGQGRSHALAFARAGAKVAFCDFTGSFDHTAYAINRPGDIAETEKLVNAAGGECLAIEADVRSLPEMERAVGEIVERWGRLDIAVANAGIDSYTPVQAMTAQQWQDTIDVNLTGVFNTIRAVSPQMVEQRSGSIVGISSSVGKVGTANNPAYIASKWGVIGLVKAAAVDLGPHFVRVNAVCPGYISTEMINNGTLPPMFFPDNPDATEDDVTSYVNWAVHTIPAGRLDSEEVSNAVLFLSSDQSRYISGSTIDVNAGWSARFTA; via the coding sequence ATGACGTACCACCTCGACGGCAAGGTCGCGTTCGTCACCGGCGGCGGCCGGGGACAGGGCCGCTCACACGCGCTCGCCTTCGCCCGCGCCGGCGCGAAGGTCGCCTTCTGCGACTTCACCGGATCCTTCGACCACACCGCCTACGCGATCAACCGCCCCGGTGACATCGCCGAGACCGAGAAGCTCGTCAACGCCGCGGGCGGCGAGTGCCTCGCGATCGAGGCCGACGTCCGGTCGCTGCCGGAGATGGAGCGGGCCGTCGGCGAGATCGTCGAGCGGTGGGGGCGTCTGGACATCGCCGTCGCCAACGCCGGCATCGACTCCTACACACCCGTCCAGGCCATGACGGCGCAGCAGTGGCAGGACACGATCGACGTCAACCTCACCGGCGTCTTCAACACCATCCGGGCGGTGTCCCCGCAGATGGTCGAGCAGCGCAGCGGGTCCATCGTCGGGATCTCCTCCAGCGTCGGCAAGGTGGGCACCGCCAACAACCCGGCCTACATCGCCTCGAAGTGGGGTGTCATCGGGCTCGTCAAGGCGGCCGCGGTCGACCTCGGCCCGCACTTCGTGCGGGTGAACGCCGTCTGCCCCGGCTACATCAGCACCGAGATGATCAACAACGGCACCCTGCCGCCGATGTTCTTCCCGGACAACCCGGACGCGACCGAGGACGACGTCACGTCGTACGTGAACTGGGCCGTGCACACCATTCCGGCCGGCCGTCTGGACAGCGAAGAGGTGTCCAACGCCGTTCTCTTCCTGTCCTCGGACCAGTCGCGCTACATCAGCGGCTCGACGATCGACGTCAACGCCGGGTGGAGCGCCCGGTTCACCGCCTGA
- a CDS encoding NAD-dependent succinate-semialdehyde dehydrogenase: MNDLDDIIKVLGPIPLGPVIGGKPADGDGVIEVTNPATEDVIAEVVNGTVADAVAAVDVAQEAMGRWTATSPRFRSDVLRRAFDLMTERAEALARLIVLENGKSLPDARAEVAYAAEFFRWYSEEAVRLSGVVEHAPAGTNKIVVLRQPIGVSLLITPWNFPAAMATRKIGPALAAGCSVILKPASETPLTALAIVAILAEAGVPDGVVNIVPSTRSNDVSSTLLDHDLVRKVSFTGSTEVGRVLLGHASRTVVSASMELGGNAPFLVLPDADLDEAVAGALVAKLRNGGSACTAANRFIVHSAVAEEFTRRFAAAVEPLEVGPGLVESTKVGPLVNAKTRDKVAELVQSALDAGAVPVAGGSAPDRVGYYYTPTVLGGVPQDAHILSQEIFGPVAPVVAYDDLDEAVALANRTEFGLVSYVYTRDLRTGMRVAERLDSGMVGLNRPVVSDPAAPFGGTKQSGLGREGGHEGMLEFTESKYVAVDW, encoded by the coding sequence GTGAACGATCTCGACGACATCATCAAGGTGCTCGGACCCATCCCACTGGGGCCCGTCATCGGTGGCAAGCCGGCGGATGGCGACGGCGTCATCGAAGTCACGAACCCCGCAACCGAAGACGTGATCGCGGAGGTGGTGAACGGCACGGTCGCGGACGCCGTCGCCGCCGTGGACGTCGCGCAGGAGGCGATGGGCCGCTGGACGGCCACCAGCCCGCGGTTCCGCAGCGACGTGCTCCGGCGTGCCTTCGACCTGATGACCGAGCGCGCCGAGGCGCTGGCCCGCCTGATCGTGCTGGAGAACGGCAAGTCCCTGCCGGACGCCAGGGCCGAGGTCGCCTACGCGGCCGAGTTCTTCCGCTGGTACTCCGAGGAGGCGGTCCGCCTCTCCGGCGTGGTCGAGCACGCTCCCGCCGGCACCAACAAGATCGTCGTGCTGCGCCAGCCGATCGGGGTGTCGCTGCTGATCACGCCGTGGAACTTCCCCGCCGCCATGGCGACCCGCAAGATCGGCCCGGCCCTCGCCGCCGGCTGTTCGGTCATCCTCAAGCCCGCGTCCGAGACGCCGCTGACCGCGCTGGCGATCGTCGCGATCCTCGCCGAGGCCGGCGTCCCCGACGGTGTGGTCAACATCGTTCCGTCGACGCGGTCCAACGACGTGAGCTCGACGCTGCTGGATCACGACCTGGTCCGCAAGGTCTCCTTCACCGGCTCCACCGAGGTGGGCCGCGTCCTGCTCGGCCACGCGTCGCGGACGGTCGTCTCCGCGTCCATGGAGCTCGGCGGCAACGCACCGTTCCTGGTGCTGCCCGACGCCGACCTCGACGAAGCCGTCGCCGGTGCGCTGGTGGCCAAGCTGCGCAACGGTGGCTCGGCGTGTACCGCCGCGAACCGGTTCATCGTCCACTCCGCCGTCGCCGAGGAGTTCACCCGGCGGTTCGCGGCCGCGGTCGAGCCGCTCGAGGTCGGTCCCGGGCTGGTCGAGAGCACCAAGGTCGGCCCGCTGGTCAACGCGAAGACCCGGGACAAGGTCGCCGAGCTCGTCCAGTCGGCGCTGGACGCCGGGGCGGTACCGGTCGCGGGCGGGTCCGCGCCGGACCGGGTCGGCTACTACTACACGCCAACCGTTCTCGGCGGGGTGCCGCAGGACGCCCACATCCTGTCCCAGGAGATCTTCGGCCCGGTCGCACCCGTGGTCGCCTACGACGACCTCGACGAGGCCGTGGCACTGGCCAACCGCACGGAGTTCGGTCTCGTGTCCTACGTCTACACCCGCGACCTGCGCACCGGGATGCGGGTCGCCGAGCGCCTCGACTCCGGCATGGTCGGGCTGAACCGTCCGGTGGTCTCCGACCCCGCCGCCCCGTTCGGTGGCACGAAGCAGTCGGGTCTCGGTCGCGAGGGCGGCCACGAGGGCATGCTCGAGTTCACCGAGAGCAAGTACGTGGCGGTGGACTGGTGA
- a CDS encoding zinc-dependent alcohol dehydrogenase — protein sequence MKSLVYTAPGVAEVLDRDRPAPGPSEVLVQMVTVGICHSDFDLLAGNYVLPLEFPLVPGHEWHGRVAEIGSAVTTFAVGDRVVGECSVAADEHFGFTHDGALAEYFTVPAAWLHRIPDTIDDTVAALIEPFIVAYGATREFDGGDIVAILGAGPIGLLATASASAKGARTIVVEPDAGRRELARTLGAEDVVDPLAGDATEQVLELTGGRGATGVVECSGNTAAQASALTMAAYHAQLNYVGINVGGIAQAELGLIMGKELRIRGCMGSFGTSWDATIRFVERLPVDLSALVSKRFALTDSLAALEAAKDRNNIKVHIHNPAV from the coding sequence ATGAAGTCGCTCGTCTACACCGCCCCTGGCGTCGCCGAGGTCCTCGACCGCGACCGACCGGCACCGGGCCCGTCGGAGGTGCTGGTGCAGATGGTCACCGTCGGCATCTGCCACTCCGACTTCGACCTGCTCGCGGGCAACTACGTGCTGCCACTGGAGTTCCCGCTCGTCCCGGGCCACGAGTGGCACGGCCGGGTGGCCGAGATCGGCTCGGCCGTGACCACGTTCGCCGTCGGTGACCGGGTGGTCGGCGAGTGCTCGGTGGCGGCCGACGAGCACTTCGGGTTCACCCACGACGGCGCGCTCGCGGAGTACTTCACCGTGCCCGCCGCCTGGCTGCACCGCATCCCGGACACGATCGATGACACCGTCGCCGCGCTGATCGAGCCGTTCATCGTCGCCTACGGCGCCACCCGGGAGTTCGACGGCGGCGACATCGTGGCGATCCTGGGCGCCGGCCCGATCGGCCTGCTGGCCACGGCGTCGGCGTCCGCGAAGGGCGCCAGGACCATCGTCGTCGAACCCGACGCCGGCCGTCGCGAGCTGGCCAGGACGCTGGGTGCCGAGGACGTCGTGGACCCCCTGGCCGGCGACGCCACCGAGCAGGTGCTCGAGCTGACCGGCGGCCGGGGCGCCACCGGTGTCGTGGAGTGTTCCGGCAACACGGCGGCGCAGGCGAGCGCGCTGACCATGGCCGCCTACCACGCACAGCTCAACTACGTCGGCATCAACGTGGGCGGGATCGCCCAGGCCGAGCTCGGGCTGATCATGGGCAAGGAACTGCGCATCCGTGGCTGCATGGGTTCCTTCGGCACCTCCTGGGACGCCACCATCCGCTTCGTCGAGCGCCTTCCCGTGGACCTCTCCGCGCTGGTGTCGAAGCGGTTCGCGCTCACCGACTCGCTGGCCGCGCTCGAAGCCGCCAAGGACCGCAACAACATCAAGGTCCACATCCACAACCCCGCCGTCTGA
- a CDS encoding FCD domain-containing protein, with product MTATGAARVASQRIAEVLRERILAGQLPPGTRIKQDELAEELSASRIPVREALRILESRGLVEVRANSGAWVTQMDLHNLTITYQIRERIEPLLLMDSVPRLDPAVVARMREIQAEIETNDDLERFMALDRELHWATYAGNRTPYLATMVERLWDTTQHYRREFARQMGDRGTWAVNTEHRLLIEAIASGDTASASNVLALHIQRTRVELARNPEFLASIGHETARS from the coding sequence GTGACAGCGACAGGGGCCGCACGGGTCGCGAGCCAGCGCATCGCCGAGGTCCTGCGCGAGCGCATCCTCGCCGGGCAGCTCCCGCCCGGAACCCGGATCAAGCAGGACGAGCTGGCCGAGGAGCTCTCCGCCAGCCGGATCCCGGTCCGCGAGGCGCTGCGCATCCTGGAGTCGCGTGGCCTGGTCGAGGTTCGCGCCAATTCCGGCGCGTGGGTCACGCAGATGGACCTGCACAACCTGACCATCACCTACCAGATCCGGGAACGGATCGAGCCCCTGCTGCTGATGGACAGCGTGCCCCGGCTGGATCCGGCCGTGGTCGCGCGGATGCGCGAAATCCAGGCGGAGATCGAGACGAACGACGACCTCGAACGGTTCATGGCGCTCGACCGCGAACTGCACTGGGCGACCTACGCCGGCAACCGGACTCCCTACCTGGCGACCATGGTCGAGCGGCTGTGGGACACCACCCAGCACTACCGGCGCGAATTCGCCCGCCAGATGGGCGATCGCGGCACCTGGGCGGTCAACACCGAGCACCGGCTGCTGATCGAGGCGATCGCCAGCGGCGACACCGCCAGCGCGTCGAACGTGCTCGCGCTGCACATCCAGCGCACCCGGGTGGAGCTGGCACGCAACCCCGAGTTCCTGGCGTCGATCGGGCACGAGACGGCGCGGTCCTGA
- a CDS encoding M24 family metallopeptidase has product MTTQAPQPLPAPGHMGVDYEERVDFDRLRRYRLDRAKAALASSECGAFLLFDFYNIRYTTQTWIGGALGDKMIRYALLARDKDPVLWDFGSAVKHHKKYSRWVPEENYRAGFLGFRGAVAPSVGLMAEAVAEIKSMLVEAGVADMPVGVDIVEPPFLFEMERQGLRVVDAQQLMLDARCIKSADEIMLLNQAAAMVDGVYQDIVEMLKPGVRENQIVAHANKRLYEMGSDQVEAVNAISGERCNPHPHNFTDRLIRPGDQAFFDIIHSYNGYRTCYYRTFAVGSSTPAQRDAYKKAREWMDRGIEGIRAGVGTDEVAALLPAAEEFGFGSEMEAFGLQFAHGLGLGLHERPIISRLNSMKEPVELQVGMVFALETYCPATDGFSAARIEEEIVITEDGPQVLTLFPAQDLVVTNPY; this is encoded by the coding sequence GTGACCACGCAAGCACCCCAGCCCCTGCCGGCGCCCGGGCACATGGGCGTCGACTACGAGGAGCGCGTCGACTTCGACCGGCTCCGCCGCTACCGCCTGGACCGCGCGAAAGCCGCGCTGGCGAGCAGCGAGTGCGGTGCGTTCCTGCTCTTCGACTTCTACAACATCCGGTACACCACCCAGACCTGGATCGGTGGCGCCCTGGGCGACAAGATGATCCGGTACGCGTTGCTGGCCCGCGACAAGGACCCGGTCCTGTGGGATTTCGGGTCGGCGGTCAAGCACCACAAGAAGTACTCCCGGTGGGTTCCCGAGGAGAACTACCGCGCCGGGTTCCTCGGCTTCCGAGGCGCCGTCGCACCCTCGGTCGGCCTGATGGCCGAGGCGGTCGCCGAGATCAAGTCGATGCTGGTCGAGGCCGGGGTCGCGGACATGCCGGTGGGGGTGGACATCGTCGAGCCGCCGTTCCTGTTCGAGATGGAACGGCAGGGCCTGCGCGTGGTCGACGCCCAGCAGCTGATGCTGGACGCCCGGTGCATCAAGTCGGCCGACGAGATCATGCTCCTCAACCAGGCCGCCGCGATGGTCGACGGTGTCTACCAGGACATCGTCGAGATGCTCAAGCCCGGCGTGCGGGAGAACCAGATCGTCGCCCACGCGAACAAGCGGCTCTACGAGATGGGATCCGATCAGGTCGAGGCCGTCAACGCGATCTCCGGGGAACGGTGCAACCCGCACCCGCACAACTTCACCGACCGGCTCATCCGGCCCGGCGACCAGGCGTTCTTCGACATCATCCACTCCTACAACGGCTACCGGACCTGCTACTACCGCACCTTCGCGGTCGGCAGCTCCACCCCGGCCCAGCGCGACGCCTACAAGAAGGCCCGGGAGTGGATGGACCGGGGCATCGAGGGCATCCGGGCCGGCGTGGGTACCGACGAGGTAGCGGCCCTGCTGCCCGCGGCCGAGGAGTTCGGCTTCGGCAGCGAGATGGAGGCCTTCGGCCTGCAGTTCGCCCACGGCCTCGGCCTCGGCCTGCACGAGCGGCCCATCATCTCCCGCCTCAACTCGATGAAGGAGCCGGTGGAGCTCCAGGTCGGCATGGTCTTCGCGCTCGAGACCTACTGCCCGGCCACCGACGGCTTCTCCGCCGCCCGGATCGAGGAGGAGATCGTCATCACCGAGGACGGTCCCCAGGTCCTGACCCTGTTCCCCGCCCAGGACCTCGTCGTCACCAACCCGTACTAG
- a CDS encoding TIM barrel protein, whose translation MTTTAHTSGPQPAMIATCWTSAGNVAPMDADERSPLAIEERVRAVAAAGWDGIGIAQDDLREVRDTIGFRALRELIAEAGIAQTEVELLTDWWTTDARRARSDETRQLLLDAAEQLGANHIKVATTYGDPAEDLTPFVQPLRELSAQAVDRGTRIAIEGMPFSLIGSVPAAAELARAVGHPGCGVIVDSWHVFRAGTTLAELEAALTPDILFGAELDDADATVRGTLFEDTIHHRRLCGEGVFDLVGLVETLTRAGWTGGWGVEIISREHRALPIDEALTRAISTARPIVQAGIAAARADTEEN comes from the coding sequence GTGACCACGACCGCACACACATCGGGTCCGCAGCCGGCGATGATCGCCACCTGCTGGACGAGCGCGGGCAACGTCGCGCCCATGGATGCCGACGAGCGCAGCCCGCTGGCGATCGAAGAGCGCGTCCGGGCGGTCGCCGCGGCCGGCTGGGACGGCATCGGCATCGCCCAGGACGATCTGCGTGAAGTGCGGGACACCATCGGGTTCCGCGCGCTGCGTGAGTTGATCGCCGAGGCGGGCATCGCCCAGACCGAGGTCGAGCTCCTGACCGACTGGTGGACCACGGACGCCCGCCGGGCCCGCTCCGACGAGACCCGGCAGCTGCTCCTAGACGCCGCCGAACAGCTCGGTGCCAACCACATCAAGGTCGCGACCACCTACGGTGATCCGGCCGAGGACCTGACGCCGTTCGTGCAGCCGTTGCGCGAGCTGTCCGCGCAGGCGGTCGACCGCGGCACCCGCATCGCCATCGAAGGCATGCCGTTCTCGCTGATCGGCAGCGTCCCGGCCGCGGCCGAGCTGGCCCGCGCGGTCGGGCATCCCGGCTGTGGTGTGATCGTGGACAGCTGGCACGTGTTCCGGGCGGGTACCACCCTGGCCGAGCTCGAAGCCGCACTGACCCCCGACATCCTCTTCGGTGCCGAACTGGACGACGCGGACGCCACGGTGCGGGGCACGCTGTTCGAGGACACCATCCACCACCGCCGGCTGTGCGGCGAAGGGGTCTTCGACCTCGTCGGGCTGGTCGAGACGCTCACCCGCGCCGGCTGGACCGGCGGGTGGGGGGTGGAGATCATCTCGCGCGAGCACCGCGCACTCCCGATCGACGAAGCCCTCACCCGGGCCATCAGCACGGCCCGCCCGATCGTGCAAGCCGGCATCGCCGCCGCACGAGCAGACACCGAGGAGAACTGA
- a CDS encoding alpha-ketoacid dehydrogenase subunit alpha/beta translates to MTTHTDLVPGAPWVELSTSARDWSDADPDVLLQLLGRAQWIRSFEEYVLELAGQGLIHGPAHSSVGQEGGAVGSILPLRSDDFVNGSHRGHHQFIAKAVGHVLQPKPGALPEITPEVHEVFRRTLAEICGLADGFCRGRGGSMHLQWREAGAMGTNAIVGGGVPQAAGFAWNMKHAGTDAVSVTYFGDGAVNIGSVLETFNLAAAWKLPICFFIENNQYAVSTPVAKATAETRLSARGPGFGIPSWRVDGMDALAVYTAMTEAVEHMRAGHGPTIIEADLYRYFHQNGAFPGSAFGYRSKAEEKAWRERDAIDQLRAAVVERGLLTADAVDAAKAEVDAVMAGIGDGLLEPVAGGKPGQRRIRPELWPDTSFVDVGVRGDLAELEGLRFEDQDDFTGELGERRFIDVVSDVMGRRMETDDRIVVMGEDVDGLKGGTNGATKRALELFPGRVLGTPISENAFAGLGGGMALDGRFRPVVEFMYADFMWVAADQLFNQVAKARHMFGGESAVPFVLRSKLAAGTGYGSQHSMDPAGILTTAPGLRVVAPSTPFDYVGLMNTALACDDPVVVLEHVDLYTTTGVGPVDDLDYHLPVGKAAVRREGTDLTVISYLSMVGHCLEALDEVGEVSADLIDLRWLDRASLDWATIEESVRKTNRVLIVEQGAIGTSYGGWLADEIQRRLFDWLDAPVERVTGGEASPSISKVLERAAIAKTDEVVTALRRIAAE, encoded by the coding sequence ATGACGACGCACACGGACCTGGTCCCCGGCGCACCCTGGGTGGAGCTGTCCACCAGCGCGCGGGACTGGTCGGACGCCGACCCGGACGTGCTTCTGCAGCTGCTCGGGCGCGCGCAGTGGATCCGCTCGTTCGAGGAGTACGTGCTCGAACTCGCCGGGCAGGGCCTCATCCACGGCCCGGCCCACTCCAGCGTGGGCCAGGAGGGCGGCGCCGTCGGCTCGATCCTCCCGCTGCGCTCCGACGACTTCGTCAACGGATCCCACCGCGGCCACCACCAGTTCATCGCCAAGGCGGTCGGCCACGTTCTCCAGCCCAAGCCCGGCGCGCTCCCGGAGATCACGCCCGAGGTGCACGAGGTGTTCCGCCGCACGCTCGCCGAGATCTGCGGTCTCGCCGACGGCTTCTGCCGCGGGCGCGGCGGGTCGATGCACCTGCAGTGGCGCGAAGCGGGCGCGATGGGCACCAACGCCATCGTCGGCGGCGGCGTCCCGCAGGCCGCCGGTTTCGCCTGGAACATGAAACACGCCGGAACGGACGCGGTCTCGGTCACCTACTTCGGCGACGGGGCGGTCAACATCGGTTCGGTCCTGGAGACGTTCAACCTCGCGGCCGCCTGGAAGCTGCCGATCTGCTTCTTCATCGAGAACAACCAGTACGCCGTCTCGACGCCGGTGGCCAAGGCCACCGCGGAGACCCGGCTGTCGGCTCGTGGCCCCGGGTTCGGCATCCCGAGCTGGCGCGTCGACGGCATGGACGCCCTCGCCGTGTACACGGCGATGACCGAAGCGGTCGAGCACATGCGGGCCGGTCACGGCCCGACGATCATCGAGGCCGATCTCTACCGCTACTTCCACCAGAACGGCGCCTTCCCCGGTTCCGCCTTCGGCTACCGCTCCAAGGCCGAGGAGAAGGCGTGGCGGGAGCGCGACGCCATCGACCAGCTGCGTGCCGCCGTGGTCGAGCGGGGCCTGCTCACCGCTGACGCGGTCGACGCGGCGAAAGCCGAGGTGGACGCGGTCATGGCCGGTATCGGTGACGGGCTGCTGGAGCCGGTCGCCGGAGGCAAGCCGGGGCAGCGCCGCATCCGGCCGGAGCTGTGGCCCGACACCAGCTTCGTCGACGTCGGCGTGCGCGGCGACCTCGCCGAGCTGGAGGGACTCCGGTTCGAGGACCAGGACGACTTCACCGGCGAGCTCGGCGAGCGGCGGTTCATCGACGTGGTCAGCGACGTGATGGGCCGGCGGATGGAGACCGACGACCGCATCGTCGTGATGGGCGAGGACGTCGACGGCCTCAAGGGCGGCACCAACGGCGCCACCAAACGCGCCCTCGAACTGTTCCCCGGCCGGGTCCTCGGCACCCCGATCAGTGAAAACGCTTTCGCCGGGCTGGGCGGGGGGATGGCCCTCGACGGCAGGTTCCGGCCGGTCGTGGAGTTCATGTACGCCGACTTCATGTGGGTCGCCGCCGACCAGCTGTTCAACCAGGTCGCCAAGGCCCGCCACATGTTCGGCGGTGAGAGCGCCGTCCCGTTCGTGCTGCGCAGCAAGCTCGCCGCCGGAACCGGCTACGGCTCCCAGCACTCGATGGACCCGGCCGGCATCCTGACCACCGCGCCCGGGCTGCGGGTGGTCGCCCCGTCCACGCCGTTCGACTACGTCGGGCTGATGAACACCGCGCTCGCCTGCGACGACCCGGTGGTCGTGCTCGAGCACGTCGACCTCTACACCACGACGGGTGTCGGCCCGGTCGACGACCTCGACTACCACCTGCCGGTCGGCAAGGCGGCCGTGCGACGGGAGGGCACCGACCTCACGGTCATCTCCTACCTCTCCATGGTGGGGCACTGCCTGGAGGCGCTGGACGAGGTCGGCGAGGTCTCCGCCGATCTGATCGACCTGCGCTGGCTGGACCGCGCTTCCCTGGACTGGGCCACGATCGAGGAGAGCGTGCGGAAGACCAACCGGGTCCTGATCGTCGAGCAGGGAGCGATCGGCACCTCCTACGGCGGCTGGCTGGCCGACGAGATCCAGCGCCGCCTCTTCGACTGGCTGGACGCCCCCGTCGAGCGGGTGACCGGCGGCGAGGCGTCGCCGAGCATCAGCAAGGTGCTCGAGCGCGCCGCGATCGCGAAGACCGACGAGGTCGTCACCGCCCTGCGGCGCATCGCCGCCGAGTGA
- a CDS encoding VOC family protein produces MTTTRIPGVRGVDHFGVTVPDLDQAHTFFTEVLGCEYLYRLGPYQHDDDWMSVHLGVHEKAVMRRLHFYRLGGQAIFEVFQYEAPDQRTEPPRNSDIGGHHVAIYVEDLDAAVAALHANGLTVMGEPTASKNASEGQRWVYFLSPWGMQFELVSYPGGKAFDHNPSAFD; encoded by the coding sequence ATGACCACCACGCGAATCCCGGGCGTCCGGGGCGTCGACCACTTCGGCGTCACCGTCCCCGACCTCGACCAGGCGCACACCTTCTTCACCGAGGTCCTGGGCTGCGAGTACCTGTACCGGCTGGGGCCGTACCAGCACGACGACGACTGGATGAGCGTGCACCTGGGCGTGCACGAGAAGGCGGTGATGCGACGGCTGCACTTCTACCGGCTCGGCGGCCAGGCGATCTTCGAGGTGTTCCAGTACGAGGCACCCGATCAGCGGACCGAACCGCCCCGCAACAGCGACATCGGCGGCCACCACGTCGCGATCTACGTCGAGGACCTCGACGCCGCCGTGGCGGCCCTGCACGCGAACGGCCTGACGGTCATGGGTGAGCCGACCGCGAGCAAGAACGCGAGTGAAGGACAGCGCTGGGTGTACTTTCTCAGCCCGTGGGGGATGCAGTTCGAGCTGGTCTCCTACCCCGGCGGAAAGGCCTTCGACCACAACCCTTCCGCCTTCGACTGA